One segment of Setaria viridis chromosome 4, Setaria_viridis_v4.0, whole genome shotgun sequence DNA contains the following:
- the LOC117853097 gene encoding U-box domain-containing protein 70, which yields MEADERAEAARRAKEAGNDAYRKSFLETAVEHYTRGALLDPGDISFLTNRAAAYLKLCKYKECVRDCDDAAERGRELGADNRLIAKALSRKASALLELADCAGDYAPAIRALQQSLAEHYSEETLEKLNEAESVRKEVEEQERLDQEAADQHREEGNESFKQKKYHEAAMHYTRAMKMNPKDPRAFSNRAQCHIYLGDFPHGLEDAEKCVELDPTFLKGYLRKAKAQFLMESYENALATYLEGLKCDPNNLEVLDGLRRCATCIKRANGGDVELQDLKEMLGNFQSENDLHKFQKAMEQAAIFKKEASDERLMRIEAERMARTMEEYLSGLQQEMEQLKKQHGEVMEKLQKANEHLQGQLSEYRGQYERLLSEHDHLLHERDHAVREVQELRQKRGQMLSVLVTSMHCEFSSSELECATENFSSSLKIGEGGFGCVYRGILRNMTVAIKVLKHDNLQGQSQFEQEVAILSRVRHPYLVTLLGACSESSTLVYEFLPNGSLEDFLVCAEKRRTLPWQTRIRIIAEICSALTFLHKNKPHPVVHGDLKPANILLDVNLVSKLSDFGISRHLLQSSTNNTTMYRTMHPMGTLQYMDPEFFATGELTCQSDVYSFGIVVLRLLTGKPPDGIKKIVENAMLKGDLNSVVDTSAGEWPDVYAQQLAHLALSCTEPSRKCRPDLSVVVWGVVEAMRDASTIPSASSSRSVSDENGVPSYFICPIFQDVMNDPHIAADGFTYEAEAIRSWLEGHDTSPMTNMRLEHEELIPNRALRSAIQEWLQQQNMTL from the exons ATGGAGGCGgacgagcgggcggaggcggcgcggcgcgccaaGGAGGCCGGCAACGACGCCTACCGCAAGTCGTTCCTCGAGACGGCCGTCGAGCACTACACCCGCGGCGCGCTCCTCGACCCCGGCGATATCTCCTTCCTCACCAACCGCGCTGCGGCCTACCTCAAGCTGTGCAAG TACAAGGAGTGCGTGAGGGACTGCGACGACGCGGCGGAGCGCGGGAGGGAGCTCGGCGCGGACAACAGGCTGATCGCGAAGGCGCTGTCGCGGAAGGCGTCGGCGCTGCTGGAGCTCGCGGACTGCGCCGGGGACTATGCGCCGGCGATCAGGGCCCTGCAGCAGTCGCTGGCCGAGCACTACAGCGAGGAGACGCTCGAGAAGCTCAACGAGGCCGAGAGCGTGAGGAAGGAGGTTGAGGAGCAGGAGCGACTGGATCAGGAGGCCGCCGACCAACACCGCGAGGAAG GCAATGAATCTTTTAAGCAGAAGAAATACCATGAAGCAGCAATGCACTACACTCGAGCtatgaaaatgaacccaaaggATCCAAGA GCGTTTAGCAACAGAGCTCAATGCCACATCTATCTTGGAGATTTCCCCCATGGTCTTGAGGATGCGGAGAAATGTGTTGAACTGGATCCAACTTTTCTAAAAGGATACCTGCGTAAAGCTAAAGCTCAGTTCCTGATGGAAAGTTACGAAAATGCTCTGGCAACTTATCTAGAGGGTTTGAAGTGTGACCCAAATAATCTGGAAGTTCTTGATGGTTTAAGAAG ATGTGCAACATGCATTAAGAGGGCTAATGGTGGTGACGTTGAGCTTCAGGACTTAAAAGAGATGCTG GGAAATTTCCAATCAGAAAATGATTTGCATAAATTTCAAAAAGCAATGGAACAAGCTGCAATATTCAAGAAGGAAGCTTCTGACGAGCGTCTGATGCGTATTGAAGCTGAACGAATG GCTAGAACAATGGAGGAATATCTTTCAGGGTTACAGCAAGAGATGGAACAACTTAAAAAACAACATGGTGAGGTTATGGAGAAACTTCAGAAGGCCAATGAGCATCTACAAGGTCAGCTCTCTGAATACAGAGGACAATATGAACGGCTTCTATCAGAGCATGATCACTTGCTACACGAGAGGGATCATGCTGTCCGTGAAGTTCAAGAGTTACGCCAGAAAAGAGGCCAGATGCTTTCAGTATTGGTTACATCAATGCACTGTGAGTTTTCGTCATCTGAACTGGAGTGTGCTACTGAAAATTTCAGTAGTTCGCTTAAGATTGGAGAAGGTGGGTTTGGATGTGTGTACAGAGGTATCCTCCGGAACATGACAGTTGCAATAAAGGTTTTGAAACATGATAATTTACAGGGACAATCACAGTTTGAGCAAGAG GTTGCTATCCTGAGTAGAGTGAGGCACCCTTACCTTGTAACTCTGTTAGGAGCCTGCTCAGAGTCATCTACACTTGTATATGAGTTCTTACCAAATGGAAGCCTTGAAGATTTTCTTGTGTGTGCAGAAAAAAGGCGCACTCTACCCTGGCAAACTCGCATCCGAATTATTGCTGAGATTTGTTCAGCATTGACCTTTCTGCACAAGAATAAACCACACCCAGTTGTTCATGGAGATCTGAAGCCTGCTAACATCCTTCTCGATGTTAATTTAGTCAGTAAGCTTAGTGACTTTGGTATCTCTCGCCACCTGCTCCAGTCCAGCACCAACAACACTACCATGTATCGCACCATGCATCCTATGGGAACCCTTCAGTACATGGACCCAGAATTTTTTGCCACCGGAGAGCTGACATGCCAGTCCGATGTTTATTCTTTTGGGATTGTGGTCTTGCGCCTTTTGACAGGAAAGCCTCCTGATGGTATAAAGAAGATTGTGGAGAATGCCATGTTGAAAGGCGACCTGAACTCAGTAGTTGATACCTCAGCAGGAGAGTGGCCTGATGTGTACGCCCAGCAGTTGGCGCACCTTGCTCTCAGTTGCACAGAGCCGAGCCGCAAGTGCCGTCCTGATCTTTCAGTCGTGGTGTGGGGAGTAGTTGAGGCGATGAGGGATGCTTCAACCATACCTTCTGCCTCATCTTCTAGATCAGTGTCTGATGAAAACGGTGTGCCATCATATTTCATCTGTCCTATATTTCAG GATGTCATGAACGATCCACATATCGCAGCGGATGGATTCACCTACGAAGCCGAGGCCATCAGGAGCTGGCTCGAAGGCCATGACACGTCTCCGATGACCAACATGCGACTTGAACACGAGGAGCTCATTCCCAACCGCGCGCTCCGTTCTGCCATCCAGGAATGGCTCCAGCAGCAGAATATGACCTTGTAG